Below is a genomic region from Ruania alba.
CTTCCAACGCAGCACCACAAGACCCAAGGACCCTTCGAAGGCGATGCCCCAGAATCGGGTCAGTCGCAGTTGCAGGCTGTACCGGGGCGCCCGCAAGCGGAACCTGCCGGGGTGCGACGCACCCAGGTTGGTCAGCGCGGCGGTCGCGTCCTGTAGGGGATGGTCATGCGGGAGGGTGTGTCGGCTGCTTTGATCGTCGTCATGAGAGAGCTGTTCGTCGTGACGCATCCGGAAGCCACGCACCACGTTGAAGGCAGAGTGGGCGGCTGGTTCGATTCACACCTGACCGGTCGAGGGCAGCGGCACGCCCACCAGGTCGCAGAAGCGCTGGATACCCGAATCGATCCCGGGGCCGCGCTCTTTACTTCCGACCTGCGACGCACACAGCAGACAGCCGATGCGATCGCCTCGCGACTCGGTGTAACCCCGCGGGCTCTCTTCGAGTTGCGAGAGAAGTCCTATGGCGAGGGGGAAGGCCAGCCCGACCCTTGGTTTCGAGAGCGCTTCGTGCCACCGCCAGCCCGCGGAGAGCGCATGAGCCACGACGAGGGTCTCGTGGGCGCGGAGACCAAAGCAGAGTGGGTCCGGCGTGTCTACGCCGGCATGGATATCGTGATGGCCGATCCTGCGCATCAGAAGGTGATCGTCACTCACGCAGGCTCAGCGACATTCGTCATCGCCCACTGGATTGGTGTGCCCCTGAGCGCCCTCGACTTCGTCAGCTTCCGCCTCGACCCGGGGAGCATCACGCACCTTCGCGAAGATGACTACTTCCACAATCGCACCGTCATCGCCCTCAACAAGATTGGCCACATCGTCGGCTAATGCACCTGTGGGACTCATCGGTAGGAGGACACCTGCGGGACACACGTCCTTCCACACCTCACTAGCCGCCGCCGATTCGGGTTCGGCTTACGGGACGGGCTGGGTCTAGTCAATGCGGACGGCTCTATCGCATGGCAGCGGTCGAAGCCTTCGCTGGGTGGAGTGGCCTGCTCATCACGTACTCCTCGCCCGTGCGCCCAGGCACCGTTCGACCCGTGTGGGCGAACCCGGCGCGGGCGTACGCGCGCTGTCCGGCAATGTTGTCCACGTGGACCGTCAGGACAATCGCGTCCGACAGAGGATAGGCCCGTTGTGCCAAGGCCACGGCCGCACCAGTTGCTGTGGTGCCGATGCCTTGCCCCTGGCATCGAGTATCGATTGAGAAGCCGCGTAGGAGCACATGGGAGGAGCCCGAAGGCCAGATGGCGCGATTGGCTCCGTCTGGGTGAAGCACTCCGATGCCCACGACCTGCGATCTAGGCTCCTAGATCGGTGGCGTGGGGTCGTACTGGATGTCTCGTCACACTTCACGTGCCCGGTCATTGCCGGACAGCCTGCTCACCAGGTGTAGCGCCATGTCGATCCCAGCGGAGATTCCTGCCGAGGTGATGATGTCGTCGTGGTCGACGAACCGTGCTTCAGGATGGGTGTGATGCTCGGATCGAGTTCTGTGAGCTTGTCCAGCGATGCCCAATGAGTCGTCGCGGGGCGACCGTGAGTAACCCGGCTGCGGGCATACACCAGTGAGCGTGTGCTGTAGGTCCTCATCTGATCTGTCAGAGCGTCCTCAAGGAGAATCCCGGTACTTGAGGAGTGGCTGAGCATCCGCCTGGAGTGGCTGGGCCAGGTCGGCTACGAGTGAGCGATACCCGACGGCAGGTCAGCCCGCTGGTCGGACCTATTTTCGGATGTCTGTTACCTCCGGGGCGAGTCGTGCGTGTAAGAGGGTATGAGTGCCAGCACAACGGACAGTCCTCCCATGGGTCTAGGGTGTGATTCCCTGATGGGTGTGGCGGAGGACTCTCTGGACGACGGTCGCAGCACCGCCGAGGCGGGGTTCAGTGCGTTCGTCGAGTCTGCTGGTCCGTCACTGCTGCGCGCGGCCTGGCTACTGACTCTTGATTCCCATGACGCCCAGGAGCTCGCGCAGGAAGCGCTCGCTCGCACCTATGCGCAGTGGGGCAGGATCTGGCGCGATGGTGAGGACCCTTATCCGTATGCCCGCCGGATTCTGACCAACCTAAGGACTGACCGGTGGCGGCGGCGGCAGACCCGCCTGGAGGCTGAGCGCCGGTGGGGCCAACGTGCCCACCGGCCGGGTCCGTCTCCGGAGGTGTCTGCGGTCGATGCTGACCAGGCTCGCCGCTTGTTGTCCGCACTGAGCCCGTTTCAGCGGCGTGTGCTAGTGCTGCGGCACCTGGAGGATCTGTCCGTTGAGACGACTGCCCGCATCCTCGGGTCGACCAAGGCTGCGGTCAAGATGGCCGCGTCCCGGGGGCTCGCGCAGCTGCGTTCTAGCGACCAGGAGGAGGCAACGTGAACGGCCCACGTGACGATCAGGACAGCTCCTCAATGCTGGAGGTGCTGATGCAGACCGCTCCAGCTGGTGACCTGGACTTGGCGGTGATTCGGGCACGCGGCACACGTCTGCGCCGCCGGCGCCACGCCCTCATTGGAGGAGCCACCTCGGTATCGGTCGCCCTGGTGGTAGGTGCGGTCTTCGCGGTGAGTCAGCCTTCCCTGGGCCCGCAGCCGGCCGGCCAGGTCGATAGCCCCACGAGCACGGCAGCCACCGCCACCCCGGAACAGCCCAGCAGTGAACTCCCGTTCGACGTCACCGCGGTTCAGCAATTGGCCGATGTCTATGGCATGCGCGTCGATCATGCGGAGGAGATCACACCAGGAGTGCTGGATATCGCGTTGATCGACAATGAATATGCCATCACGTTCGTCGCTACTGTCGCCGACGCTAGTACGCCGGCCGATGGGCAGTCTGAACTGGAGGCGATGACGGGTGACCGGGGTTACGTAAGCATCATGATCGATGGAGGCGAGGCGTTCCGTTTTGATACGGCTGCGGGGGACGAGAGTACGGACTACGCGGTGCTTTCCGACGACGGCATGAGGATTGTCTCACTCTCGATCGTCTCGGCCGACGGCGAATCTGCGTCAGACGCCATCCCAGACGGATTCCTGAGTTTGGCCGAGGAAGACCTACTGCCGCTCCTGATCAGCATCTGACCATGGTCATAGCAGACACGACTTTGAATAGAGGGACTTCTTCCTATCCGATCGATGAAATGGGTCATGAGCAGTGAGAATTTGCACAAGGGGCGCAGGGGGGATGCGCAGGATGGGCGTCGGCACGTCTTCAATTGTTGGAGTGGCACTGGTCGGCCTCCTGACTCTGACGGGATGCAATCCCCCATCAGAGAACGGCTCAGACACGCCGGTGGACGGAAGTCCCTCGACCTCATCTGCTCCGGATGAAGGCGCCTCCGATGAGTTGGTGGAGTCGGCTTTGTATCCGGGTGCGTGGGCCACGCCGATTGAGCAGGCACTGACCCCTGACCAGGACCGGTTCGAGGCGGTCTCGGAGTCCTCAGCGCTAGCCGTCGAGCAGTGCATGATCGAGCGGGGATTTACGAGGTTTGTGGCCAAGAGAGAAGCGCGTCCCATTCAGAGATACTATGGTGTGATCGATCCCGACGTGGCGCGAGTATGGGGATACACGGCTCCAAGCACAGCAGGCGAAGAGACTGACGATCCGAACGCCGCGCCCCCGATGGAAAACGCTCCCTTGGCCGAAGAGGATATCGCACTCGCGGGGACAGATGAGAGTCGCACTGAAGAGGTCACGCTGCCGGACGGAACAGTTGTGGCCCGCTACGATCCCGAAGCGTGTTGGAATATCGGGAGGCTGCAGGTGCAGCCACACCTCTTTGAGATGGTCGCCCTGCAGATGCAGCTGGAAAATATGCTCAATAACGCATCGATGACCGTCGAGAACAGTGCGGAGTTCCGGGAAGCATATGATGAATGGGCCGCGTGTGTTGTTGACAAGGGAGAGACCAATCCTCCGTTCCCTGACGGGCTCTACGGCACTGTCTCTTCTTCTTCCGGGGAGGTCTCGGCCGAGGAGATCAGTGAGGCGGTGGCCCATGCGGAGTGCAAGGGTGAGACGGGTTTCTTGCGGGAGTGGTCGCAGCTGCGCGTGGAGGCCGAGCAAGAACTCATCGCGCAGACCCCGGGACCGCTCGCAGAGTACGTGGCGCTGGCAGA
It encodes:
- a CDS encoding histidine phosphatase family protein, giving the protein MRELFVVTHPEATHHVEGRVGGWFDSHLTGRGQRHAHQVAEALDTRIDPGAALFTSDLRRTQQTADAIASRLGVTPRALFELREKSYGEGEGQPDPWFRERFVPPPARGERMSHDEGLVGAETKAEWVRRVYAGMDIVMADPAHQKVIVTHAGSATFVIAHWIGVPLSALDFVSFRLDPGSITHLREDDYFHNRTVIALNKIGHIVG
- a CDS encoding GNAT family N-acetyltransferase; translation: MGIGVLHPDGANRAIWPSGSSHVLLRGFSIDTRCQGQGIGTTATGAAVALAQRAYPLSDAIVLTVHVDNIAGQRAYARAGFAHTGRTVPGRTGEEYVMSRPLHPAKASTAAMR
- a CDS encoding SigE family RNA polymerase sigma factor: MGVAEDSLDDGRSTAEAGFSAFVESAGPSLLRAAWLLTLDSHDAQELAQEALARTYAQWGRIWRDGEDPYPYARRILTNLRTDRWRRRQTRLEAERRWGQRAHRPGPSPEVSAVDADQARRLLSALSPFQRRVLVLRHLEDLSVETTARILGSTKAAVKMAASRGLAQLRSSDQEEAT